The Raphanus sativus cultivar WK10039 chromosome 2, ASM80110v3, whole genome shotgun sequence DNA segment GGACATTATTACTAATTGTTGGAGATCATAGGTGTTTAGCTTAGATTCACTGAGTGGTGTTACGGAAAGGATGTTGATATGTTAAGAATATACTCCACTTGCGTATTCACAAACCACTGTTGGCTGATTGCATAGATGTCAGAAATTAATTAGTCTATGGTTGTCGTAGTTTCTGTCTAAAGTCCTGATCATCTTTGATGTTTATGCAGCTTGGAGTTGAGACCGTCCCTGTACTTGTTGGCCCAGTCTCCTACTTGTTGCTTTCTAAGGCTGCCAAGGGTGTTGAGAAGTCATTTgaccttctctctcttctccccAAAGTCCTCGCTGTCTACAAGTAAGAAAttactttgtttttctttattttgccATCCTTGTCCTTGCTGCTATGAATGGTACTCTGACATGAGGACTTTGATTTGTAAACAGGGAGGTTATTACCGAGCTTAAGGCAGCTGGTGCCACCTGGATTCAGCTTGACGAGCCTGTCCTTGTTATGGATCTTGAGGGCCACAAACTCCAGGCGTTCACTGGAGCTTATGCTGAACTTGAATCAACTCTTTCTGGTTTGAATGTTCTCGTTGAGACCTACTTCGCTGATATCCCTGCTGAAACATACAAGACCCTAACTTCGTTGAAGGGTGTGACTGCCTTTGGATTTGATTTGGTTCGTGGCACTAAGACCCTTGATTTGGTCAAGGCAAGTTTCCCCGCGGGAAAGTACCTTTTCGCTGGTGTTGTTGACGGAAGGAACATCTGGGCCAATGACTTTGCTGCGTCTGTCAGCACCTTGCAGGAACTTGAGGGTATTGTTGGAAAAGGTATTATGTCCTTCCTGATTCATATACCTTTTATCCGACTCCCCTGACAAGATTACGGGAgtactaaaaaataaatacttcaAATGTTGATCTGTTATCTTTCTGCATTGATTCAGACAAGCTTGTGGTCTCAACCTCCTGCTCTCTTCTCCACACTGCCGTCGATCTTGTAAACGAGACCAAGCTTGACGACGAAATCAAGTCATGGTTGGCGTTTGCTGCCCAGAAGGTCGTTGAAGTGAACGCTTTGGCCAAGGCTTTGGCTGGTCACAAGGATGAGGTATTATTCTTCACAGAAATTTTATCCACCTGCGTCTTTATTGAATCCTTGAATAGTCAGCAATTTAAATGATTTGGTAAGCACTAGAACTCTAATATTGTCTTCTCTTTCAGGCCCTTTTCTCTGCCAACGCTGCTGCTTTGGCTTCAAGGAGATCTTCCCCAAGAGTCACCAACGAGGGTGTTCAGAAGGCTGTAAGTTTGACCCCAAACCGAAGCCATGTTCACGTTCaaagatttattttctttatattttattgatgGGATGTTTTCTGATTGTTATCTCAGGCTGCCGCTTTGAAGGGCTCAGACCACCGTCGTGCAACTAATGTTAGTGCTAGGCTCGATGCTCAGCAGAAGAAGCTCAACCTCCCAATCTTGCCAACCACCACCATTGGGTCCTTCCCACAGACCGTAGAGCTCAGGAGAGTTCGCAGAGAGTACAAGGCGAAGAAGTTAGTCTCCTAAATTTAATCCCTGCTATCTCTTTAAACGGTATGATACTAAAGGTTCCTTAACAGGGTTTCTGAGGAGGACTACGTTAAGGCAATGAAGGAAGAGATCAAGAAAGTTGTTGATCTCCAAGAGGAACTTGACATTGATGTCCTCGTCCACGGAGAGCCAGAGGTGAGcgttttccttttaattttaaatgttaatCGCCTGAACTCTCTAAGTAGAGTGATGTTAATTCAAAGTTATCACTAGTAGTACTTGTTAATGTTTCTGACGAGACATGTTTCAACAATTCTGTAGAGAAACGACATGGTTGAGTACTTTGGGGAGCAGTTGTCTGGTTTTGCCTTCACCGCAAACGGATGGGTTCAATCTTATGGATCTCGCTGTGTGAAACCACCAGTTATCTACGGTGATGTGAGCCGTCCTAAGGCAATGACCGTCTTCTGGTCCGCAATGGCTCAGAGCATGACCTCTCGCCCAATGAAGGGTATGCTTACCGGCCCTGTCACCATTCTTAACTGGTCCTTCGTCAGAAACGACCAGCCCAGGTacatacataaaaaaaaacttagtctGAAACAAAACATAGCTTACagcaaaaagaacaaaacattaaaacatatacattttggtaaactttgtaggcACGAAACCTGTTACCAGATTGCTTTGGCCATCAAGGACGAAGTCGAGGATCTTGAGAAAGGTGGAATTAGTGTCATTCAGATTGACGAGGCTGCCCTCAGAGAAGGACTACCACTCAGGAAGTCCGAGCACGCTTTCTACTTGGACTGGGCTGTTCACTCCTTCAGAATCACCAACTGTGGCGTCCAAGACACCACCCAGGTTTGCTTCGTTAAACACATATCGCTCGATTCTATTAGAGTGAAATGCTTCCTCAGTTGCTTATAACCTGTGCTTATTCATCTTGTTGTATTTTGCAGATCCACACTCACATGTGCTACTCCCACTTCAATGACATCATACACTCCATCATCGACATGGATGCTGATGTCATCACCATTGAGAACTCCCGATCTGATGAGAAGCTTCTCTCTGTGTTCCGCGAAGGAGTGAAGTACGGTGCTGGAATTGGTCCAGGTGTCTACGACATCCACTCTCCAAGAATACCATCTTCTGAGGAAATCGCAGACAGAGTCAACAAGATGCTTGCTGTTCTTGAGCAAAACATCCTTTGGGTTAACCCTGACTGTGGGCTCAAGACCCGTAAGTACACAGAGGTTAAGCCTGCCCTGAAGAACATGGTTGATGCGGCTAAACTCATCCGCTCCCAGCTCGCCAGTGCCAAGTGAAAGAAAGCTTGAAAAAGAGATGAATGATTTGAAGAAGGATACTCTATAATgcttgtgttttgttttgtttg contains these protein-coding regions:
- the LOC108839717 gene encoding 5-methyltetrahydropteroyltriglutamate--homocysteine methyltransferase 1; the encoded protein is MASHIVGYPRMGPKRELKFALESFWDGKSTAEDLQKVSADLRSAIWKQMSEAGTKYIPSNTFAHYDQVLDTTAMLGAVPPRYGYTGGEIGLDVYFSMARGNASVPAMEMTKWFDTNYHYIVPELGPEVNFSYASHKAVNEYKEAKALGVETVPVLVGPVSYLLLSKAAKGVEKSFDLLSLLPKVLAVYKEVITELKAAGATWIQLDEPVLVMDLEGHKLQAFTGAYAELESTLSGLNVLVETYFADIPAETYKTLTSLKGVTAFGFDLVRGTKTLDLVKASFPAGKYLFAGVVDGRNIWANDFAASVSTLQELEGIVGKDKLVVSTSCSLLHTAVDLVNETKLDDEIKSWLAFAAQKVVEVNALAKALAGHKDEALFSANAAALASRRSSPRVTNEGVQKAAAALKGSDHRRATNVSARLDAQQKKLNLPILPTTTIGSFPQTVELRRVRREYKAKKVSEEDYVKAMKEEIKKVVDLQEELDIDVLVHGEPERNDMVEYFGEQLSGFAFTANGWVQSYGSRCVKPPVIYGDVSRPKAMTVFWSAMAQSMTSRPMKGMLTGPVTILNWSFVRNDQPRHETCYQIALAIKDEVEDLEKGGISVIQIDEAALREGLPLRKSEHAFYLDWAVHSFRITNCGVQDTTQIHTHMCYSHFNDIIHSIIDMDADVITIENSRSDEKLLSVFREGVKYGAGIGPGVYDIHSPRIPSSEEIADRVNKMLAVLEQNILWVNPDCGLKTRKYTEVKPALKNMVDAAKLIRSQLASAK